A single window of Nicotiana sylvestris chromosome 3, ASM39365v2, whole genome shotgun sequence DNA harbors:
- the LOC138888329 gene encoding uncharacterized protein: MFRITSKLKLCGDTITDYDILEKTFTMFHASNMVLQQQYREKGFKKYSELISLLLVAERNNDLLMRNHENRPTGSTPLPKVDEVYSHYAKRGKGHDSIRGHGRGRGRGRGRRQGRNFPGVNHPPKRNNHQKWKGKDEEPKANGSETECYRCGGKRALDFFERPDGKIDHLIGDGSVVKDD, from the exons atgttcagaattacttctaaattgaaactttgtggagatactatcactgattatgatatacttgaaaaaaCGTTCACAATgtttcatgcctccaatatggtcTTGCAACAGCAATACAGAGAGAAAGGTTTCAAGAAGTACTCTGagttgatttctcttctccttGTGGCTGAGCGAAATAACGACTTGCTCATGAGAAATCACGAAAATCGACCCACTGGATCTACACCATTGCCTAAAGTGGATGAGGTATATTCCCATTATGCTAAGCGTGGAAAAGGCCATGACTCTAttcgtggtcatggtcgtggtcgtggtcgtggccGTGGTCGTAGACAAGGAAGAAATTTTCCTGGTGTTAATCATCCCCCAAAGAGAAATAACCACCAAAAGTGGAAAGGGAAAGATGAGGAGCCAAAAGCAAATGGTTCAGAAACTGAATGCTATCGTTGCGGTGGAAAAAGGGCATTGG ACTTCTTTGAGCGCCCTGATGGAAAAATAGACCACTTGATTGGTGATGGATCCGTGGTTAAAGATGATTGA
- the LOC104223284 gene encoding O-fucosyltransferase 37 has product MARTRNSKSSFISLNPSFFTHLLSLFPFNSLHYSPKKNSRITQTYLYSSPFLSFCFLSLLVFLTFFGILMLTFTTLFQNSVSCPETSSSPLFLASVLAAASVSVQNEPVTLSTGAMVPLPAHGAIGNISEEEKEFWKQPDNQGYMPCLDFSLKYRKASARISEERRKFLVVVASGGLNQQRNQIVDAVVIARILGASLVVPVLQVNHIWGDDSEFSDIFDVEHFKKTLIADVRIVTSLPSTHFVSKQTINRELPFHVSPLWLRARFLKQLNEEGLLILKGLDSKLSKNLPPDLQKLKCKVAFHALRFATPIRELGYQIARRMWIEGPYVAIHLRLEKDVWIRTGCLTGLGKQFDSIISRERESHPEYLTGKLNMTHAQRRLAGLCPLNASEMARFLKGLGAPSSARIYVAGGEPFGDAQAMQPLQKEFPNLVKKHTLARNGELTPYLEKSSILAAIDYIVSLSSDVFINSHGGNMGRTLEGHRAYVGHRKYIKPNKRMMLPFFEDSSIPDQEFKRIIKKLHRKSQGQPEPRTKKIDRDVIAYPVPECMCKQ; this is encoded by the exons ATGGCGAGAACAAGAAATTCCAAGAGCTCATTCATCTCTCTAAACCCATCATTCTTCACTCATTTGCTCTCACTATTTCCCTTCAATTCCCTCCATTACTCACCCAAAAAGAACTCAAGAATCACCCAAACATATCTCTATTCATCCCCATTTCTCTCTTTCTGTTTCCTCTCTCTTCTCGTTTTCCTCACTTTCTTTGGCATTTTGATGCTCACATTCACAACGCTTTTCCAAAATTCAGTCTCATGCCCTGAGACTTCTTCTTCTCCTCTGTTCTTAGCTTCTGTTTTGGCTGCAGCATCAGTTTCTGTTCAAAATGAACCAGTCACTCTATCTACTGGAGCAATGGTGCCGCTACCAGCTCACGGGGCTATCGGAAATATTTCGGAGGAGGAAAAAGAGTTCTGGAAACAACCAGATAATCAAGGATACATGCCTTGTTTGGATTTCAGTCTCAAGTATCGAAAAGCCTCTGCAAGGATTTCTGAAGAGAGGAGGAAatttttggttgttgttgcttcAGGAGGATTGAATCAGCAAAGGAATCAGATTGTTGATGCAGTTGTCATAGCAAGAATTCTTGGAGCTTCTCTCGTTGTTCCTGTTTTGCAAGTAAATCACATTTGGGGTGATGATAG TGAATTTTCGGATATATTCGATGTTGAACATTTCAAGAAGACTTTGATAGCTGATGTTCGGATTGTAACATCATTGCCATCTACACATTTTGTTTCTAAACAGACTATTAACCGCGAACTTCCTTTTCATGTATCGCCACTCTGGCTTAGAGCCAGATTTCTCAAACAA CTAAACGAAGAAGGTCTGCTTATATTGAAAGGATTAGATTCTAAACTCTCAAAGAATCTTCCGCCTGACTTGCAGAAGCTCAAATGCAAG GTTGCATTCCATGCACTAAGATTTGCAACTCCAATTAGGGAGCTAGGATATCAGATAGCTAGAAGAATGTGGATTGAAGGTCCTTATGTTGCCATCCATCTCAGATTAGAGAAGGATGTTTGGATCAGAACCGGATGTCTTACCGGTTTAGGGAAGCAATTTGACAGTATTATAAGTAGGGAAAGGGAATCTCACCCTGAATACCTCACTGGAAAATTGAACATGACTCATGCACAACGGCGACTTGCAGGACTTTGTCCCTTAAATGCATCAGAAATGGCAAG ATTTCTGAAGGGTTTAGGAGCGCCAAGCAGTGCTCGTATATATGTTGCTGGAGGAGAACCCTTTGGAGACGCGCAAGCTATGCAGCCTCTACAAAAGGAGTTCCCAAATTTAGTCAAAAAGCATACATTGGCGCGAAATGGAGAGCTCACTCCATACTTGGAAAAATCTTCAATATTGGCAGCTATCGACTACATTGTGTCTTTGAGCAGTGATGTTTTCATCAATTCCCATGGAGGTAACATGGGCCGAACTCTCGAG GGACATAGGGCATATGTAGGACACAGAAAGTATATAAAGCCAAATAAGAGAATGATGCTGCCTTTCTTTGAAGATTCATCTATACCTGATCAAGAATTCAAGAGGATAATAAAGAAACTGCATCGAAAAAGTCAGGGGCAACCTGAGCCGAGGACGAAGAAGATTGACAGAGATGTAATAGCATATCCTGTTCCTGAGTGTATGTGCAAACAATAA
- the LOC104237911 gene encoding probable aspartyl aminopeptidase, protein MAVAADLIDFLNASPTAFHAVEEAKKRLKSAGYVQIFEREDWDLKAGNKYFFTRNHSTIVAFALGKKYVAGNGFYIIGAHTDSPCLKLKPVSKVTKNGFLEVGVQTYGGGLWHTWFDRDLTVAGRMIIRSRKDGSESYLHKLVRIEEPIMRIPTLAIHLERGTNDGFKVNTQTHLLPVLATSIKDELNKPVSADDSIENGPPNDGSKSSKKINPGGEQHHSLLLQLLAAQAGCEPSDICDFELQACDTQPSVIAGAMKEFIFSGRLDNLCSSFCSLKALIDATSQNSLEDEVGVRMVALFDHEEVGSDSAQGAGSPVMFDALSRITSTFSPDSKLIPKAIQRSFLVSADMAHALHPNYPDKHEENHQPKFHGGLVIKHNANQRYATNAVTSFIFREIAAKHNIPIQDFVIRNDMPCGSTIGPILASGIGIRTVDVGAPQWSMHSIREMCAVDDVKHSYEHFKAFFQDFSHLDGKIAVDV, encoded by the exons ATGGCAGTAGCGGCCGATCTGATTGATTTCTTGAACGCTTCTCCTACAGCTTTTCATGCAGTCG AGGAAGCAAAGAAGAGGCTTAAAAGTGCAGGTTATGTACAAATATTTGAGAGAGAGGACTGGGATTTGAAAGCTGGGAACAAGTATTTCTTCACTAGGAACCATTCTACTATTGTTGCTTTTGCTCTCGGTAAAAA ATACGTTGCTGGAAATGGATTTTACATAATTGGTGCTCATACAGATAGTCCTTGTCTGAAGCTGAAGCCAGTTTCTAAG GTAACTAAAAATGGATTTCTGGAAGTGGGTGTACAAACGTATGGGGGTGGTCTTTGGCATACTTGGTTTGATCGTGATTTGACAGTTGCGGGAAGGATGATTATAAGGAGTAGGAAAGATGGTTCTGAATCCTACTTGCACAAGCTTGTGAGAATTGAGGAGCCCATAATGCGAATTCCAACTTTGGCAATTCACTTAGAAAG GGGTACGAATGATGGATTTAAGGTGAACACACAGACCCATCTTCTACCAGTATTGGCTACATCAATTAAG GATGAACTTAATAAACCAGTTTCCGCTGATGATTCTATTGAAAATGGACCTCCAAATGATGGAAGTAAGTCCAGTAAAAAGATAAATCCTGGTGGTGAGCAACATCATTCCCTTCTTCTGCAG cTTCTTGCTGCTCAGGCTGGATGTGAACCAAGTGACATATGTGACTTTGAGTTGCAAGCATGTGATACTCAGCCAAGTGTTATTGCTGGTGCCATGAAGGAATTTATTTTTTCTGGAAGACTGGATAATTTATGCAGTTCATTCTGCTCTCTAAAG GCACTGATAGATGCTACTTCTCAAAATAGTCTCGAGGACGAGGTTGGTGTAAGAATGGTGGCTCTGTTTGATCATGAAGAGGTTGGGTCTGATTCAGCACAAGGAGCTGGATCCCCGGTCATGTTTGATGCTCTCTCACGAATTACAAGTACATTCAGTCCAGATTCGAAG TTAATACCGAAAGCGATCCAGAGGAGTTTCCTGGTCTCTGCTGATATGGCACATGCCTTGCATCCTAATTATCCG GACAAGCACGAAGAGAATCATCAACCCAAATTTCATGGTGGGCTTGTTATAAAGCACAATGCTAATCAACGTTATGCCACCAATGCAGTCACTTCCTTCATATTTAGAGAAATAGCTGCTAAGCACAACATTCCTATTCAG GATTTTGTGATTCGCAATGATATGCCATGTGGCTCAACAATTGGACCAATATTGGCAAGTGGGATAGGTATTCGAACTGTTGATGTAGGAGCACCGCAGTGGTCAATGCATAGCATAAGAGAAATGTGTGCAGTGGATGATGTGAAGCATTCGTACGAGCACTTTAAGGCCTTCTTCCAAGATTTCTCACATCTTGATGGAAAGATTGCTGTGGACGTCTAG